The genomic stretch TTCTGGCGAACTCTCCTCTCAAGTTGATTTAACTCCGCCCTTCTATCTTTAAGCTCTCTGTCAGCTTCAGCCTTTGCCTGAAAAACTTTATCTCTTGCCTCAAGTGCTGCCTCTTTTCTAACAGCGTCTGCCTCTCTCCTGGCCTCCTGTAAAATTTTTTCTGCGTTTTGCTTGACTTCCTTCGATTCCTTACCCGACACGCTCTTCCAGTAAAACAATGCAAGGATAAATCCCAATCCAAACCCAACAGCAAGGGCTATGGGTATGTATATCGAATTAAACATTATTTGATCCTCCTTTTCTCAAGTCTCTTTTTTATTACCTTTTCAAAACCTCCGGGGTCTCCTCCCCTTATGCTCTTTATAAATGCAGAGATGGTGTTATAATGGCTGGGCTGCATTCTCCAGGCAAGTGGAGCCCTTTCCCGAAATCTCGGGATTAGACCGGGTCTGATTGTTCATTTTGAAAAGTTCCATTCACACTTCAGGGGCTAAGCCCTGGTCTCCGTGAATGGCCTATGACAGAAGAAGTCTTATGGGAGGGACAAGTTGAATTTTGCTTGAGTTTTTATCTCTATAGAAAAAAGGCCCGATAGGGCCCTGCCCTGAACCGTCTGGTTCAGTGCCCTGTAAACCGAAAAAGGTTTATTTATATTCAATCTTCCCCTAAGAACTTTAACTGTCATGGCCATTAAGCAATACAACCTCATAAAGAGGCTATTAAACCCACCTTGCCGTGTAGGCAGAAAACTCAGATCCCATAAAGTATACGTGGGTGCCTCAAAAGGAGGATTAGGCTTGCTCCTTAGAGCGCTCACACCTGCCTTAATATGGCTCCCTAACTTTTTAATTTGACGGATCAACTTTTCCACCTATCACGCACAAGGTAGGCAAAACTTCTACCTATTTATACCAAAAAATTACGTAATTTTCAAGCAAATTGTGAGTTAAGTGAAAGCCCATATTCTAAAAGGGTCTTTCTGAGCCTCTCCCTGTTTGCATCATTCATAGGACACAGGGGCAACCTGAACTCCTCCTCGATTTTACCCATCATGCTCAGGGCTGTCTTTGCCGGTATCGGGTTTGTTTCAATAAACATTGCCTGATTCAGAGGCTCGAGTTTAAAATGCAGCCTCCTTGTCCCTTCAATATTTCCTTTTTCCCATTCCCTGACCATGGAGGAGACATCCCTGGGCACCACATTGGCTGTAACAGAAATTACACCCTTTCCTCCGAGGGCCAAAAGCGGGAAGGTTGTAAAATCGTCTCCTGATATTACTGCAATCCTGTCTCCGCAGAGGCGGATAATCTCACTCACCTGCTTCATATCACCTGTAGCCTCTTTAATGGCAATAATATTTTTAAACTCCAGCAGACGTGCAACAGTTGAAGGCAGAAGATTTACTCCAGTCCTGCCCGGGACATTATAGAGCACTATCGGAATATCAACTGACTCAGCTACTTTTTTGTAATGCCTGTACAGACCCTCCTGCGTTGGCTTATTGTAGTAAGGTGTAACCAGCAAGGCAGCATCAGCGCCGAGTGTTTTTGCCTTTTTTGTTATCATTATTGTTTCATCTGTGGAATTTGCACCTGTGCCGGCAATTACAGGAACCCTGCCTTTTACAGTTTTCACTGTTATCTCTATGACTCTGTAATGCTCGTCATAATCCAGGGTAGCAGACTCTCCTGTAGTACCGCATGGCACTATTGCATCAGTGCCTTCAGCTATATGCCACTCTATTAAATCTCTTAGGGCTTTCTCATCCACTCTGCCATTTTTAAATGGCGTAACAATTGCAACAATTGAACCCTTAACCATAAAAAATCCTCCTTAATGCTAAAGTTTAGGCCAAAACCATTATCAGGGTCAAGGGAAATTGACAGTGGGATGCTATTTCTGATATTTTTATGGAATGAGATATTCCCTTTATTTGCTGCTTATAATACTTATTATAGTGCCCTCTACTTCTTTATCTTCTGAAGTCCCTGAACCAATGGGGTACAAGCCTCTTGCCCCCAATGGAGTATTTTCCACCTTCGGTGCAAAGAGCCTGAAGAAAAACCAATGGGCCTTTGCCCCTGCATTTGAACTATTAAGAGAGCCCACCATAGAAAGGGCATCCATACAGGCTGCTTACGGCATAAGTGAGGCGGCTGAACTTGGATTTAACTTTCCTTACACGTGGGGAGAAGATTCTGAGGGTTTTGAACAATTAAATCTGGGCTTGAAATATCGCTTCTTAAATGAAACGGCCATTACACCATCTATTTCCTCTATTTTTGTTCTCGGTATTCCTGTGGGAAACGAGCCCCACGCAAATTCTACAGATTTTAGTGCAGGCATTATTTTAAGTAAACGCTTTGGCCCTGTAAACGGGCACATCAATCTGATTTACACTGCAATAGACAGACCATCTCTGAGGAATGAGTTGACTTATGCATTTGGTATTGATTTCCAGGCAGCAAGCAATTTAAATCTTTTAGGCGAGCTCTATGGTCGGAAAAGTCG from Nitrospirota bacterium encodes the following:
- a CDS encoding 4-hydroxy-tetrahydrodipicolinate synthase; the encoded protein is MVKGSIVAIVTPFKNGRVDEKALRDLIEWHIAEGTDAIVPCGTTGESATLDYDEHYRVIEITVKTVKGRVPVIAGTGANSTDETIMITKKAKTLGADAALLVTPYYNKPTQEGLYRHYKKVAESVDIPIVLYNVPGRTGVNLLPSTVARLLEFKNIIAIKEATGDMKQVSEIIRLCGDRIAVISGDDFTTFPLLALGGKGVISVTANVVPRDVSSMVREWEKGNIEGTRRLHFKLEPLNQAMFIETNPIPAKTALSMMGKIEEEFRLPLCPMNDANRERLRKTLLEYGLSLNSQFA